From Rhododendron vialii isolate Sample 1 chromosome 10a, ASM3025357v1, the proteins below share one genomic window:
- the LOC131304755 gene encoding uncharacterized protein LOC131304755 — protein MAMTQGYAIELYFDPALENQVLKAWNVLARRQISTHLIEIESRPHITLFSTPYIDPSKLENVVKFFASKQESLPLSFSSIGTLPNDNNVLFLAPTPSLSLLQFHSQLCDAMKREGIEIREEYRPDSWVPYCPVAEEVPKNRMADAFTVLRDLKLPVTGYAMDIGVVEYSPVRELFSFMLGNTFEA, from the coding sequence ATGGCAATGACACAAGGTTATGCAATTGAGCTTTACTTTGATCCAGCGCTCGAAAACCAGGTCCTAAAGGCCTGGAATGTGTTGGCTCGTCGCCAAATCAGTACTCACCTCATTGAAATTGAATCTCGGCCTCACATTACCCTCTTTTCCACCCCCTATATCGACCCATCAAAGCTCGAAAATGTTGTGAAATTTTTTGCTTCAAAGCAAGAATCTTTACCCCTATCTTTCTCCTCAATTGGAACTCTTCCAAATGACAACAATGTCCTCTTTCTTGCCCCAACGCCTTCCTTGTCCCTTCTTCAGTTCCATTCACAGTTGTGTGATGCAATGAAGAGGGAGGGGATTGAAATTCGGGAGGAGTACCGCCCGGATTCGTGGGTCCCTTATTGTCCAGTTGCAGAAGAAGTGCCCAAGAATAGAATGGCCGACGCCTTCACTGTTTTACGCGACTTGAAGTTGCCAGTTACAGGGTATGCAATGGATATTGGAGTGGTGGAGTACTCTCCCGTCCGTGAACTCTTCTCGTTTATGCTTGGCAACACATTTGAAGCATGA